The DNA region ATGCCCCATTCGTCGACCGGCAAGCCGTTCGGAATGCCCTTGTCGCCATTGCCGGCCATGGAGAGCCATGCGTCCGTGAACCGCCATCCGAGCGACGGGTCTTTCTTGCCGTAGTCCATGTGGCCGAAGACCTTCTTGCCGTCGATTTCACGGCCGGTGAAGAATTCGGCGATGTCCTCGTAAGCCGACCAGTTGACGGGCACGCCGAGATCGTAGCCGTACTTCGCCTTGAAGTCGGCCTTGTTCTTCTCGTCGTTGAACCAGTCGTAGCGGAACCAGTAAAGGTTCGCGAACTGCTGGTCGGGAAGCTGGTAGAGCTTCTTGTCCGGCGCGGTCGTGAACGAGGTGCCGATGAAGTCGGCGATGTCGAGGCCAGGATTGGTAACGTCCTTGCCTTCGTTTGCCATCCAGTCCGTCAGGTTACGCACCTGCTGATAGCGCCAATGGGTGCCGATCAGGTCGGAGTCGTTGACGTAGGCGTCATAGATGTTTTCGCCCGACTGCATCTGCGTCTGCAGTTTTTCAACGACGTCGCCTTCGCCGATGAGATCGTGGGCGATCTTGATGCCGGTGATAGCGGTAAAGGCCGGTGCCAGTACCTTCGATTCATATTCGTGCGTGGTGATCGTTTCGGAGACGACCTTGATGTCCATGCCGGCGAAAGGCTTTGCCGCATCAACGAACCACTGCATTTCCTTTTCCTGGTCCGCGCGGGGAAGCGTCGATAAATCGCCGACTTCCTTGTCCAGAAAGGCCTTTGCTTCATCCATGCCGGCATAGGCGGAGCCCGCCATGGCCAGCAAGATGCCTGCTGTTGTCGCTAGTAAATGCCGTCGCATAATATCCTCCCAGGGTTTGCGATTGCAGTCTTCACGTCTCAGGCGGCCAGTACCCCCAGCCATCTGTATTACCCTGCCGTCACACGTAGCGGAACACGCCTATGGCGTAGACTACGGCGAGGGCAAGTGCCCACCACAGGTTGGGCCCGACAAGGCCCAGCCATGCGAGATGAATGAATGCTGCACCGAGCAGCGAAATGAAGAGCCGGTCCCCGCGTGTCGTTTCGAAACGCAGCACGCCGACCCGCGGCGAGCCTCCCGGCGCAAAATACTCCCATACACTCATGCCAATCAGCAGCACGAGGATCGTCAGGAAGAATAGTGCCGTGGGTAGCGTCCACGCCATCCAGGAAAAATTCATGCCGATCTCCCCTCAAACGCGTCCAAGAGCAAAGCCCTTGGCGATGTAGTTCCTGACAAAATAAATGACGAGCGCGCCCGGCACGATCGTCAGCACACCGGCAGCAGCCAGCACGCCCCAATCCATGCCGGCCGCTGAAACCGTGCGCGTCATGATCGCCGAGATCGGCTTTGCGGCCGTAGTCGTCAGCGTGCGGGCAAGCAGCAATTCGACCCACGAAAACATGAAGCAGAAGAAGGCTGCGACACCGATCCCGCTTGCGATCAGCGGCATGAAGATCTTCACGAAGAAGCGCGGGAACGAGTAGCCGTCGATATAGGCCGTCTCGTCGATTTCCTTTGGCACGCCCGACATGAAGCCTTCCAGGATCCAGACCGCCAGCGGCACGTTGAAGAGGCAATGCGCTAGAGCAACGGCGACATGCGTGTCGATGAGGCCGAACGCCGAATAGAGCTGGAAGAAAGGGAGCGCGAAGACGGCGGGTGGCGCCATCCTGTTCGTCAGCAGCCAGAAGAACAGATGCTTGTCGCCGAGAAAACGGTAGCGGGAGAAGGCGTAGGCCGCCGGCAGCGCCGCAAGCACCGAGATCACCGTGTTCATCGCGACGTAGATGATGGAATTGATATACCCATTATACCAGGAAGGATCGGTAAAGATCACCCGGTAGTTCCTGAGCGTCGGATTCTGCGGCCAGAGCGAGAAGACGCCGGTGATTTCGGCATTCTCCTTGAAGCTCATATTGATAAGCCAATAGATCGGCAGCAGGAGAAAGATGATGTAGATCGTCGAGACAACCCAGGAGAAGTTGCCGGCTGGCTTGTATTTCATCGTCGTTTCCATGGCCCTCCCCTTTCTCAAGAATTCGCGTCGCTGCTGGTCATGACCGTGTAGAAAATCCACGAGAGCAGCAGGATGATCAGGAAATAGACGATCGACATCGCGGCTGCGGGCCCGAG from Rhizobium sullae includes:
- a CDS encoding DUF2160 domain-containing protein, with amino-acid sequence MNFSWMAWTLPTALFFLTILVLLIGMSVWEYFAPGGSPRVGVLRFETTRGDRLFISLLGAAFIHLAWLGLVGPNLWWALALAVVYAIGVFRYV
- a CDS encoding carbohydrate ABC transporter permease, giving the protein METTMKYKPAGNFSWVVSTIYIIFLLLPIYWLINMSFKENAEITGVFSLWPQNPTLRNYRVIFTDPSWYNGYINSIIYVAMNTVISVLAALPAAYAFSRYRFLGDKHLFFWLLTNRMAPPAVFALPFFQLYSAFGLIDTHVAVALAHCLFNVPLAVWILEGFMSGVPKEIDETAYIDGYSFPRFFVKIFMPLIASGIGVAAFFCFMFSWVELLLARTLTTTAAKPISAIMTRTVSAAGMDWGVLAAAGVLTIVPGALVIYFVRNYIAKGFALGRV